Proteins encoded together in one Chitinophaga sp. LS1 window:
- a CDS encoding single-stranded DNA-binding protein translates to MRGVNKVILIGNLGRDPDVQFLEGNIAVAKFSLATTETFKDRAGKLISQTEWHTVVLWRGLAELAQKYLHKGSLVYIEGRLRTRSWEDKEGNKKFATEVVGDNLVMLDKRMDLNNSEHAIHHSNTGSTTGDNFPNMDIPPQISDAADDLPF, encoded by the coding sequence ATGAGAGGTGTTAATAAAGTAATCCTGATTGGCAACTTGGGTAGAGATCCGGATGTACAGTTTTTAGAAGGCAATATCGCAGTAGCTAAATTTTCTCTGGCTACTACGGAGACATTTAAGGACAGGGCCGGTAAACTGATCTCCCAAACAGAATGGCACACGGTAGTTTTATGGCGTGGACTGGCAGAATTAGCGCAGAAATACCTGCACAAAGGCAGCCTGGTTTACATTGAAGGACGTCTGCGCACACGTAGCTGGGAAGATAAGGAAGGAAATAAAAAATTTGCTACCGAAGTTGTAGGTGATAACCTCGTTATGCTGGATAAACGCATGGATCTTAATAATTCAGAGCATGCCATCCATCATAGTAATACAGGCAGCACTACCGGTGACAATTTCCCCAATATGGACATCCCCCCCCAAATTAGTGACGCAGCTGACGATCTGCCCTTTTAA